ACGGCTACGACGCCCACCTGCGCAAGATGCGCAAGGCCTTCGCCCAGCAGGCGCGCATCATGGCGGCCGCGGTGCTGCGCTTCTTCCCGGAGGGGACGCGGGTGAGCGAACCGAAGGGCGGTTATGTGCTGTGGGTGGAATTGCCCGGGCGGGTCGATGCAATGAAGCTGTACGCGCGCGCCCTCGAGGAGGGCATCACGGTCGGTCCGGGAAATATGTTCTCGGCGCGCGGCAGCTTCAAGCATTTCATCCGGTTGAACTACAGCTATCCGTGGAGCGCCGCCATCGAAGCCGCGGTCAGGCGGCTCGGACGCCTGGTTGGCGAACTGGCGCAGGAATCGTCCCCGGACGTCTAGCGCTCGCGCAGCGGGGCCGCCTTGGCCGTGCCGCACGATGCCAGCGCGGCCTGCGACTGGGCCCAGTAGCCGGCGCCCACCATCAGCATGCCGCCGATCGCGTTGCCGAGCGTGACCCAGCCCAGGTTGGCGAGCACGCCGCCCAGGGGGACGTCGGCGGCGCCGCCGAGCATGGCCAGGGCGAAGGTGAACATGTTCGCGATCGAATGCTCGAAGCCGCAGGCGGCAAACATCATCACCGGCCAGAACACCAGTCCCAGCCTGGCGCTGTCGCTGCTGGTGCGCGCGCACATCCAGACCGTCAGGCAGACCAGCCAGTTGCACAGGATCGCCTTGAACAGCAGCGCGATCGCCGGCGCGTTCGCCTTGGCCGCCGCGGTTTTCGTGAACAGCGCCGCGCCGTCGGTCAGCAGGACGCCGCCGCCGGCCAGCTTCAGGATCGCCGCCAGCACCACGGCGCCCACCAGGTTGCCGAACCAGCAGTGCGCCAGGGTGCCCAGCACATCGCTTGCGCTGGCCTTGCGGCGCAGCCAGGCCAGCGCCATCTGCATGGTCAGGCCGGTGAACAGGTGGCCGCCGGCGAAGGTGATCAGGGTCAGGCCGAGCGCGAACACCGCGCCCATGACCAGGCGCGCCCAGGCCGGGTCGGCGTGCGCACCGACGGTGAACATGAGGATCGCGCCGAAGCCGACATAGGCGCCGGCCATCGCGCTGCCGATCAGGAAGGAAAACGGCCGGGTGCGGGCCTGCTGCGCGCGCTGGACCCCGGTATCGGCGAGCTGGTCAATCGTCGTGTCGAACATGGCAAGGCTTTCGGATACTGTGCTGCAGAAGGCCGCTAGTGTAGGCGCAGGCGCGGCGCAGTCAGCGGTACAGAATTGTCTGTGTGAAAGGAATACAGTCGGGCAGGCACTGTGCGTTTCGTGAGCCGATGGATCTGTATTCCTTGCCTGTGCGGCGTTCGGATTATGCTGCGGCGATGGATGCGATCAATGTAGATGACCTGGGGATGAACGAGGGCGAGCTGCTGCTGGCCGGCCTGCTGGAACAGTTGTGGCGGATGGCGTTGGAGGCGCCGGCCAGGCCCTGTTCGCTGGCCAGGGTCAGCAAGCGCGTGCACCGCCCGATGAGCGCACTGATGCGGCAATTGAGCCTGCTGTCGGAAGCCGGCCTGGTCGCGGTCGACGCGCGCGAGGAGGGCGGCGGGAGCGTGGCCTTGACGGCGGCCGGCCGCGCATTATGCGCAGAATGGTTCGGCGCTTAGGAGGGGGCTAGCCGCCAACCAGCGACATGCGCACCACCGGATAGCGCTTGGCGCCGCCGTCGGCCCGCAGCGTGCCGCGCTGTTCGGAATAGCGGTCGGCGCGTGTTTGCCAGCTGACGCGGATTGCCTGCTCCAGCTGTCCGGCCCGGCCTTCGCGCAGCAGGGAACGCAGGTCGACCGAACGCGTGGCGAACAGGCACAGGAACAGCTTGCCGTCGGCGCTGACCCGGGCGCGGGTGCAGTCGCCGCAGAACGGCTTTGATACGCTGGCGATGAAGCCGACCTCGCCGCCGCCGTCGGCGTAGCGGAAACCGTCGGCGGTATCGCTGGCGCGGCCTGCCTGCGGGACGAGGGCGAATTCGCCCTCGATCAGGGCGCGCATCCCGGCCGCCGTCACGACCTGGTCGAGCAGCCAGCCGTCGGCGCCGCCGACGTCCATGTATTCGATGAAGCGCAGGTTGACGCCGCTGTGGCGGAAGTGGCGCGCCAGCGGCAGGATCTGGTGTGCGTTGCGGGACTTGTCGATCACCGCATTCACCTTCACCGGCGCCAGTCCGGCGGCCAGCGCGGCCTCGATCCCGTCGAGCACCCGGCCTACCGGGAAGTCGACATCGTTCATGGCGCGGAACACGGCGTCGTCGAGCGCGTCGAGGCTGACGGTCACGCGCGCCAGGCCCGCATCCTTCAGCGTGCGCGCCTGCGCCGCGAGCAAGGCGCCGTTGGTCGTCATCGCGATCTCGACCGGCTTGCCGGCCGGGGTCTCCAGGCGCGCCAGCGCTTCGACCAGGCGCGGCAGGTCCTTGCGCAACAGCGGTTCGCCGCCGGTGATCCGGATCTTTTCCACGCCCAGGCGGACGAAGGCTGTCGACAGCGTCAGCATCTCGTCGAAGGACAGGCGCTCCGCCGCGCGCAGGAAGGGGTAGTCGCGCGTGAAGACCTCCTTCGGCATGCAGTAGGTGCAGCGGAAATTACACTGGTCGATGACGGAAAGCCGCAAGTCCTTCAGGGGACGCTGCAAGGTGTCGATTGCTACGGAGTCGTTCATGACCCGAGGATAGCAGCGCCCGCGTGCGCCGCGTGCATACAGTCGGGCCGCGGCGCGGCCAGTACAGTTCTTCCTGCCGGCTCAGGCCGGCTGCAGCGTGAACACGGCGCGGACCTCGCCGGCGGGCGTGCCGCGCGCATTCAGGATCGCCGGGGCGCGCCAGGGTTCGAGCAGTCGGCGGCGGTGCGCGTCCAGCAGGCCGAGCTGCTCGAGCACGCTGAAGGTCGAGGGGTGCAGGGCGCGGACGGCGCCGTCCGCCACCTTGATCGCGATCCCCAGCCCGGCCGAGCGGACGCCGATCGCCTGCACGGCGTCGGCGCCGATCTTCGCCACCCAGTCGCCCTGGCCCGCGTTCATCCACGCCAGGTCGGTGCGGGCTTCGCCGGACACCATGTCGGGCCGCTTCGTCATCGCATCGAACAGGTCGCCCAGCGCGCTGCCCAGGCGCGCGTCCCGGCCGCCCTGCGCCAGGCGCGCGTACAGGTGGGCCAGGCGCGCCAGCGGCATCGCATAATTCGGCGCCGAGCAGCCGTCGATGCCGGTCGGCAGGGACTCCTCGTTCATCTGCACGGCCTCGGCCAGGGTGCTGCGGATCGCCCGTTGCAGCGGGTGCTGCGGGTCGACGTAGCCGCGGGTGGGCGCGCCGTGCAGGCGGCACCAGGCCAGGAAACCGCTGTGCTTGCCCGAACAGTTGTGGTGCACGGTGCGCCAGCGCCGGTCGGCCGGGACCGGCAAGCCGACCGCGTCGTAGTACAGCGGGGTGGCGCAGCCGCATTCGAGGTGGCTCTCGTCGAGGCCGGCCTTGTCGAGGATGGATTCGACCCCGGCCAGGTGCTTTTCCTCGCCCGAGTGGCTGGCGCACAGCAGCGCCAGTTCGTCGAGCGTGAGTCCGAAGCGCGCCGGGCCGTCGGCCAGCACGAAGGGCAGGGCCTGGAAGGGCTTCAGGGCCGAACGCGTGAAGACCATCGCGTCCGGATCGCCGCTCGAATACAGCAGGCGGCCGGCGGCGTCGACCACGGCGATGGAACCGAAGTGGATGTTCTCGACCGGATAGCCGGTCTCGGGAAAGCCACGGGTGGTGGCGACGAGCGGGACTGGATGCATGGATGGCGATGTGGCGATGGTGGCAATGGGTGAACTCTAGCGGATCGCGGCAGGCGACGGTGCACGTCATTTTTTGTGGCTTTTTTTGTATGTATTGCCAACATCTTGACGCCTGTTTTCGACGTTTCATCCCGCGTTTTCGACGCTTCGGCAGATCACCGCAGACACCGCCGCGGGCTGTGAATACACTGGTTTCACTCGCCGCACATTCTACGATGCGGCGATACGAAAAACGGTGGACCTTCGGCGCTATCGACGATTGTTTGGATAAAGCAAGAATGGTCCGATATTCATTTCGAATCGTGCATTGGAGTAATCATGAACTTGAAAAAAGTACTGGCCTTCCTCGGCGCCGCCGCCGTCTCTTCCATGGCCCTGGCCGACAGTGCGCTGCCGGTGTCCGTGAGCGCCGACGGCAATACGGTCCTGGTGCAGGGCAACGCCAGCCCGGTGGTCCACCTGACCGTGGCCCAGGCCAAGGATGCGGTCGGATCGTTCGCGCTGCAGGACGGCCGTACGCTGAGGCTGACGAGCCGTAACAGCACCCTGTTCATGGAAGTGGACGGCAAGCGCGAAAAGCTGCTGCCGCTGTCCCCGACCGAATTCGTGGCCCGCGACAGCGGCGCGCGGCTCGCGCTCGACCAGCAGGCCTACCCCGACAAGGTACTGCTGACCCAGTTCCGCCGCTGACGGATGATCGAATGAAGAATCACGGCCGGCCTGGCCGCTGGGACCGGGCCGGCGTTTTTCATGCCTGCGATGCGCGTCAGATCGCGTCGCCGAAGCGCCCGGCCTGGTAGTCGAGGATCGCCTGGTTGATCTCTTCGCGCGTGTTCATCACGAAGGGACCGTGCGAGACCACCGGTTCGCGGATCGGCGCGGCATGCCCGAGCAGCAGCAGGGAATCATGGTCGGCGCGCAGCGACAGCTCGTCGCCCTGGGGTTCGAACTCGGCCAGGTGGAAGGCGCTGACGAGGTCCGGCGCCGCCTCGATCACGCCGCGTACCACGTAGAGGAAGATGTTGCGGTCGAGCAGGTCGTTCATGTAGAAGGTCGAACCGGCCTTCATCTCGACCAGGCTCATGAAGACGCCGGTGAGCGACTCGATCGGCCCGGTCACGCCGCCGTAGCTGCCCGACACCAGGTGCATGCGCACCGTGCCGTCGTCGCTTTCCACCACGGGAATCTGCTCGCGCTGCAGGCCGACATAGCGCGGCTCCGTCATCTTCAGGCTGGGAGGCAGGTTCACCCACAGCTGCAGGATCTCGAGCGGGCCGCCGCGCTGCATGAATTCGCGCGGCGACACTTCGGCGTGCACGATGCCGCGTCCCGCCGTCATCCACTGCACGCCGCCCGGGCCGATCACGCTTTCGTGGCCGGCGCTGTCGCGGTGGGCCAGCAGGCCGTCGAGGATGAAGGTGACGGTCTCGAAGCCGCGGTGCGGGTGCGGGCCGAAGGGCAGGCCGCCGTTGTGCGCCGGGTAGACCTGGGGGCCGTGGTGGTTGAGGAACAGGAAAGGATCGATCTGGTCGATGTGCGGCCCCGGCAGCGGACGCTGGGTGATCAGGTCGCCGATGTCGTCGCGCATGGCGGGGTGCACCCGCTGGATGGTCTTGTAGGTCATGTCCTTCTCGTGTTGTTCGCCTTGCTCCATACGATACCCGATTACCCGCCCCCGGCGGCGCGCGGCGCTCGCCATCGCCGTGCTAGACTCCTTGCGCTTATGCAACAAGCTTAATGCAACAAGGAGACAGGCTTCACATGAAAACAAGACAGACCCTGGCCGCGCTGGCGCTGGCCTTCAGCGCCGGCGCGAACGCAGCGAGCGCTGCCGGCGCCGCACCGGCGGCCGTGCCGGGCGAGGCCGCGGTGAAGGCCGCCAAGCATGCCGTCAACGCCTACCGCGACGATGTCGTCGATACCCTCGCCAGGATGGTCAGCTTCAACACGGTGGCCGATAAAGACGTGCCCTTCGAGCGCAATCCCCAGCACACCGGCTTCAAGAATTACCTCAAGGGCGAGGCGGCGCGCCTCGGCTTCGACTTCGCCGACTACGGCCATGTGATGGTGATCGGCCTCGGCGCAGCTGACGCCCCCGAGCGCGTCGGCATGATCGCGCACGGCGATGTGCAGCCGGTCGATCCCGCCAAGTGGAAGAAATCGCCTTTCGAGCTGGACCGCACCAGCGAGCCGGGCAAGCTGCTGGCGCGCGGCGCCGAGGACGACAAGGGCCCGATCGCCACCGCCCTGTACGCGATGAAGTCGCTGAAGGACCTGCAGCTGCCGCTGTCCAAGCGCATCGAGCTGTACGTCTACATGGCCGAGGAATCGGACTGGGATCCGCTGGTCGCTTTCGTGAAGACGCATACGCTGCCGCAGGTGAACATCACCCTCGACGCCGAGTACCCGGCGGTGACGGCGGAGAAGGGCTACGGCACGGTCGCCGTGAGCTTCCCGGCGGCGGCGGCGCCCGCGGGCGAGCCGGCCGTGGCGCAGTTCGGCGGCGGCTTCTTCGGCAGCCAGATCCCCGAGGATGCGCACGCCCTCATCGCCAACGCCAGCCCGGCCCTGGAAGCCCAGATCCGGCAGCGCGCGGCGAAGCAGACCGGCATGCGCTACACCTTCGAACGCAAGGGCGGCGAGCTCGCGGTCACTGCCAAGGGCGTGTCGGCGCATTCGTCGAAGCCGGAGGACGGCCTGAACGCGATCAGCATGCTGGCCGATGCGCTGGCCGTGCAGGCCTGGCCGGACAACGCCGCCGGCGCGCTGGTCAACTTCCTCAACGAGATGGTCGGGACCGGCTACCTCGGCGAGAAGTTCGGCAGCATCGCCTACCGCGACAGCTTCATGGGACCGATGACTTTCGCCCCGACCGTGATCCGCCAGAAAGGCGAGAGCCCCGAACTGTCGATCAACATCCGCCGCCCGCAAGGCAAGAGCGCGCAGCAGCTGTCCAACGAGATCAATGCCGCGCTGGCGCAGTGGCAGGGCGCGCATGGGTCGATACAGCTGCTCGACACCAAAGTGCAGATCGGCGACCCGTGGATCCAGCACGACGCGCCGCAGCTGCCGGTGCTGATGAAGGTGTTCTCGTACTTCACCGGCGTGAAGGATCCGAAGCCGGTCGCGGTCGGCGGCGGCACCAACTCGCGCCTGTTCCCGCACGCCGTCAGCTTCGGTCCGGCCATGCCGCACACGGTCTATACCGGCCATTCCGAGCATGAGTTCATCACTCTCAAGCAATTGCTCTTGAACTTGGAGATGTATACGGCCGTGCTGGCCGAGCTCGCGCAGTAAGAGAGGCCCCGCCGCGCGCTTCGACACCGTGTGTTGACGTGTAGGTCGAAGTCCCGCCAAAACCTGCGATTTTTTCTAATCGTTCTGTAGGTTTGGACCTACAAAGCATCCCTTTTCATAGGGAAGAATTACCCCTGCCCGGCGCTCTCCCTAGGAGAGTGGGCAGCCGGGCCTGTCGGCGCCGGAAGCCCTCCGCATGAGCTTGTTGATGCCCGGAAAAGCTCTTGCTTACACCTGGAAATAGTGGCGAAAACGCCATGTTAGGATCGGTTCCTGACCGCGACCGCGATACCGAAGTCGCCTTGCCTATCCCGACATGCCCGACCACTATCGCCATGCATATCCAAGAACTCGTAAAACCAGACGGACGACAACTCACCCTCTACAGTAACCAGCCGATCCCGGCCGGCCTTGTTGCACCGAGCCCCTTTCCTGATCCGCAAAATGCGAATCCGCACCTGCGCTGGCATCCGCTGCGCGGCGAGTGGGTGACCTATGCGGCGTTCCGCCAGAACCGCACCTACCAGCCGCCGCCGCAGTACAACCCGCTGGCCGCGACCAGCGATCCGGCGCACCCGACCGAGATGCCGGCCGGCGACTACGAGATCGCGGTGTTCGACAACCGCTTCCCCTCGCTGGCGCTGGATTCCCATGATCCGCCCACGCTGACGGTGCCGACCGCGCCCGCCAACGGCAAGTGCGAGGTGGTGGTGTTCACCCAGGATCCGCAGGCCGCGCTGGGCAAGCTGCCGCTGTCGCGCATCGAGCTGCTGCTGCAGGTGTGGGGCGACCGCACCACCCGGATCGGCGGCCAGCACCACATCCAGTACGTGCTGCCGTTCGAGAACCGCGGCGCGGAAGTGGGCGTGACCCTGCACCACCCGCACGGCCAGATCTACTGCTATCCGTTTGTGCCGAGCGTGCCGGCGCGCCAGTTGGCCCAGGAGCGCGAGTACTACCTGCAGCATGGCTCGAGCCTGCTGTGCGACATGGCGCGCGACGAGGCCGCCGACGGCAAGCGGGTGCTGTACCAGGACGACCATGCGATCGCCTTCGTGCCGGCCTGCGCGCGCTATCCCTACGAAGTCTGGGTGATGCCGACCGCGCCCTGCAAGGACTTTGCCGCGCTCACCCCGCCGCAGCGCGAGAGCCTGGCGCGCGCGCTGAAGACCGTGCTGCTCAAGTACGACCACCTGTGGGACCGTCCTTTCCCCTACCTGATGGCCTGGTACCAGGCGCCGACCGACGGCGCCGAGCACCCGGAAACCCAGCTGCACTGCCAGTTCTACCCGCCGTACCGCACCCGCGACCGCCTCAAGTACCTGGCCGGCACCGAGCTGGCGGCCGGCATGTTCGCGATGGACGTGCTGCCCGAAACCACGGCCTACGAATTGCAGCAGGTCGAGGTCGACCTGGAGGACGGCGCATGAGCGTCACGGCCGATCCGCTGACGGTGCGCGGCGCGGAAGCCGCGGCCAAGCTGGCGCTGCTGCGCGAAGCGCTGGCCCAGCTCGGGGCCGGCGCGATCCGCCTGCGCGGCGAGGACTGGTTTGCCTGGGCCACCGCCGGCGGCATGCCGCTGGCGCCGGACGGCTGCGAGAGCGGGGTGGCGGAGCTGTTGGTCACGCCCGACGAAGCCTGCGTGCTCACCGACGAGGCCGAGGCCGAGCGCCTGCGCCTGGAAGAGGTGCCGGCCGGCTTCACTTTCCACGGCGCGCCCTGGACCGACGCCGAGCTGCACGAGACCTATGTGCTGGGCACGGCCGGCGGGCGCCCGGTGCTGTCCGACCGTCCCGGGCCGAACGAGCAGCCGCTGCCTGCCGGCCTGAAGCTGCGCCGCATGGTGCTTGGGTTCGAAGAGCAGGAACGCTACCGCCAGCTCGGCCGCGAGGCCGCCGAGGCGATCGGTGAAGCGCTGCGCGCGGCGCGCCCGGACTGGACCGAATACCAGCTGGCCGGGGAGGGGGCGCGCGCCCTGCTGCGGCGCGGCATCCAGCCATCGCTGGTGCTGGCCGCCGGCGAACGCCGCCTGGGCAAGTGGCGCCGCCCGACGCCCTCGCACGAACCGCTGGGCGCGCGCGCCACGCTGTCGTGCTGCGCGCGCCGGCATGGCCTGGTCGCGCGGCTGTCGCGCTCGGCCAGCTTCGGCGGGCTGCCTGCCGAGCAGGACGAACTGCTGCGCCTGGAATCGACCGGGCTCGATGCGGTGCGCGCCGGGCAGTCGCTGGCCGCCGTGTACCACGCGTTCGAGGCCGCCTACCGCCACGCCAACCGGCCGGACGCGATCCGCGAGCGGCCGCAGGGCGGCATCGTCGGCTACCAGGCCTGCGAACTCGTGGCCAGCCCCAGCACCGCGACCGGGCTGGAGACCGGCATGGCCTTCGCGTTCAACCCCGGCTTCGACGGCATCGGGATCGAAGACACCTTCCTGCTCGGCGCGACCGGGCTGGAGAACCTCACGCTGGACCCGCAGTGGCCGGCGGTGAACATCGGCGGCCGCATGCGGCCGCGCTGGCTGGAGCTGACATGACAAGTGCAGAAACCTTCTTCGGCGGCGCCCCGGAGGCGTGCGCATTCGCTCCCGGCCGGGTCAACCTGCTGGGCGAACACACCGACTACAACGACGGCTTCATGCTGCCGGTGGCAACGCCGCAGCGCACCAGCGTGGCGCTGGCGCGCAGCCAGGACGACCAGCACCACCTGTACTCGGGCACGCTGGACGGCAACGTGAGCTTCGCCGCGAAAGGCGGCAGCGCGCCACAGGGCTTCGGCAGCTATATCGAAGGCTGCATCCGCCTGGTCGAGGCGAACGGGGTCGAGGTCCCGCCGCTGCGCGTGTTCGTCACCACCGAGCTGCCGGTCGGCTCGGGCCTGTCGTCCTCGGCCGCGCTCGAAGTGGCGACCCTGCGCGCGCTGCGCCAGCTGCTCGGCTT
This window of the Massilia sp. WG5 genome carries:
- a CDS encoding formate/nitrite transporter family protein; amino-acid sequence: MFDTTIDQLADTGVQRAQQARTRPFSFLIGSAMAGAYVGFGAILMFTVGAHADPAWARLVMGAVFALGLTLITFAGGHLFTGLTMQMALAWLRRKASASDVLGTLAHCWFGNLVGAVVLAAILKLAGGGVLLTDGAALFTKTAAAKANAPAIALLFKAILCNWLVCLTVWMCARTSSDSARLGLVFWPVMMFAACGFEHSIANMFTFALAMLGGAADVPLGGVLANLGWVTLGNAIGGMLMVGAGYWAQSQAALASCGTAKAAPLRER
- the moaA gene encoding GTP 3',8-cyclase MoaA; the protein is MNDSVAIDTLQRPLKDLRLSVIDQCNFRCTYCMPKEVFTRDYPFLRAAERLSFDEMLTLSTAFVRLGVEKIRITGGEPLLRKDLPRLVEALARLETPAGKPVEIAMTTNGALLAAQARTLKDAGLARVTVSLDALDDAVFRAMNDVDFPVGRVLDGIEAALAAGLAPVKVNAVIDKSRNAHQILPLARHFRHSGVNLRFIEYMDVGGADGWLLDQVVTAAGMRALIEGEFALVPQAGRASDTADGFRYADGGGEVGFIASVSKPFCGDCTRARVSADGKLFLCLFATRSVDLRSLLREGRAGQLEQAIRVSWQTRADRYSEQRGTLRADGGAKRYPVVRMSLVGG
- a CDS encoding asparaginase, which translates into the protein MHPVPLVATTRGFPETGYPVENIHFGSIAVVDAAGRLLYSSGDPDAMVFTRSALKPFQALPFVLADGPARFGLTLDELALLCASHSGEEKHLAGVESILDKAGLDESHLECGCATPLYYDAVGLPVPADRRWRTVHHNCSGKHSGFLAWCRLHGAPTRGYVDPQHPLQRAIRSTLAEAVQMNEESLPTGIDGCSAPNYAMPLARLAHLYARLAQGGRDARLGSALGDLFDAMTKRPDMVSGEARTDLAWMNAGQGDWVAKIGADAVQAIGVRSAGLGIAIKVADGAVRALHPSTFSVLEQLGLLDAHRRRLLEPWRAPAILNARGTPAGEVRAVFTLQPA
- a CDS encoding pirin family protein, which produces MTYKTIQRVHPAMRDDIGDLITQRPLPGPHIDQIDPFLFLNHHGPQVYPAHNGGLPFGPHPHRGFETVTFILDGLLAHRDSAGHESVIGPGGVQWMTAGRGIVHAEVSPREFMQRGGPLEILQLWVNLPPSLKMTEPRYVGLQREQIPVVESDDGTVRMHLVSGSYGGVTGPIESLTGVFMSLVEMKAGSTFYMNDLLDRNIFLYVVRGVIEAAPDLVSAFHLAEFEPQGDELSLRADHDSLLLLGHAAPIREPVVSHGPFVMNTREEINQAILDYQAGRFGDAI
- a CDS encoding dipeptidase, yielding MKTRQTLAALALAFSAGANAASAAGAAPAAVPGEAAVKAAKHAVNAYRDDVVDTLARMVSFNTVADKDVPFERNPQHTGFKNYLKGEAARLGFDFADYGHVMVIGLGAADAPERVGMIAHGDVQPVDPAKWKKSPFELDRTSEPGKLLARGAEDDKGPIATALYAMKSLKDLQLPLSKRIELYVYMAEESDWDPLVAFVKTHTLPQVNITLDAEYPAVTAEKGYGTVAVSFPAAAAPAGEPAVAQFGGGFFGSQIPEDAHALIANASPALEAQIRQRAAKQTGMRYTFERKGGELAVTAKGVSAHSSKPEDGLNAISMLADALAVQAWPDNAAGALVNFLNEMVGTGYLGEKFGSIAYRDSFMGPMTFAPTVIRQKGESPELSINIRRPQGKSAQQLSNEINAALAQWQGAHGSIQLLDTKVQIGDPWIQHDAPQLPVLMKVFSYFTGVKDPKPVAVGGGTNSRLFPHAVSFGPAMPHTVYTGHSEHEFITLKQLLLNLEMYTAVLAELAQ
- the galT gene encoding galactose-1-phosphate uridylyltransferase, translated to MHIQELVKPDGRQLTLYSNQPIPAGLVAPSPFPDPQNANPHLRWHPLRGEWVTYAAFRQNRTYQPPPQYNPLAATSDPAHPTEMPAGDYEIAVFDNRFPSLALDSHDPPTLTVPTAPANGKCEVVVFTQDPQAALGKLPLSRIELLLQVWGDRTTRIGGQHHIQYVLPFENRGAEVGVTLHHPHGQIYCYPFVPSVPARQLAQEREYYLQHGSSLLCDMARDEAADGKRVLYQDDHAIAFVPACARYPYEVWVMPTAPCKDFAALTPPQRESLARALKTVLLKYDHLWDRPFPYLMAWYQAPTDGAEHPETQLHCQFYPPYRTRDRLKYLAGTELAAGMFAMDVLPETTAYELQQVEVDLEDGA
- a CDS encoding Xaa-Pro peptidase family protein gives rise to the protein MSVTADPLTVRGAEAAAKLALLREALAQLGAGAIRLRGEDWFAWATAGGMPLAPDGCESGVAELLVTPDEACVLTDEAEAERLRLEEVPAGFTFHGAPWTDAELHETYVLGTAGGRPVLSDRPGPNEQPLPAGLKLRRMVLGFEEQERYRQLGREAAEAIGEALRAARPDWTEYQLAGEGARALLRRGIQPSLVLAAGERRLGKWRRPTPSHEPLGARATLSCCARRHGLVARLSRSASFGGLPAEQDELLRLESTGLDAVRAGQSLAAVYHAFEAAYRHANRPDAIRERPQGGIVGYQACELVASPSTATGLETGMAFAFNPGFDGIGIEDTFLLGATGLENLTLDPQWPAVNIGGRMRPRWLELT